Genomic DNA from Thermoanaerobaculia bacterium:
GGGCGGCATTTTCGTGATCGGCGACCGCTCGTACGCGCCGAGGGTGAGCCCGGATCTCGCCGCCAATTCGCTCGCGCGGCTGTGCCTGGTCGTCTTCCAGAAGAATCCGGGTGCGATCGTTCCGTTCACGATGGACGCCGAGCTGGTGTCGGGGAACGGATCGAGTCGCGTGCCGGCCAAAGTCCGGCTCGTCGGGCGCACGCCGCTTGCGGCCGACGGAATGTGGAAGCTCGTGCTCGAGCTCGACACGTCGGGACTGCGCGCGGGCCGCTACTCGCTGCGGCTCGGGGTCCGCGGCGACGGAGTCCCGGCCTCGGAGACGCAGGCGGACTTCACCGTTTCCTGAGGGTGAGGAAGGATACGGCCGTTTCCCCCGCCAGCGGCGCGGGCCGCCGCGCGTTCCGGTATCCTTCCCCGAAGTCGTGAGAAGGATCGTGCATGCGCGGGCGGGGCTCGTTGCTTTCGTGGCGTGGGCGGCGGCCGCGCTCGCCGTCGCGGGAGCATCGGGGGCGGGGGGAGACCCGGGCGCCGCGCTGGCGCAGCTTCGCCGGGAGACCGCGAGCGCGCATCCGCCTCCGGTTTCCGAGCAGTCGCGGCGGCTCACGGAAATCGGGAGGGAATACCTCGGGGCCGGCGATCCGCCGCGCGCGATCGAGCTCCTGTCCGAAGCCGCGGCCGACGATCCGGGCAACGGCGCGGCGGTCGCCGAGCTGACGCTCGCGTACGTCCGCCACGGCGACCTCGAGTTCGCGGAGTTCTACCTGGATGCCGCGATCCGGACCAGCCAGGCGAATCCGGACGCCGTGCGCGTCTTCCGGGAGCTCGGCTCGCTCTACGCGGACCGCAACCGCACCAGCGAGGCCCTGCGCGCGTGGGAGGAGGCGATCCGGCTCGGCGGCAACGATCCGTCGATCCGGGCGCGGATGGGGAAGCTCCGCCGCGACTGGGCCTACGGCCATGGCCAGCAGTATCTCGAGGGGAACGATTTCGAGGTCTTCTACGATGCGGGCGTCCCGATCGAAGCGGTCGAATCGACGCTCCGGTTCCTGGACGAACGCCGCGCCGAGCTCGCCGCGTTCTTCGGGCAGCCGCTCGCGGTCTCGCCGGTCGTCATCCTCTACCAGGGCCGGCGATACTTCGCCTGGATGGACACGCCGGACTGGGTCGGGGGGATCTACGACGGCCGCATCCACGTCCCGCTGCCGCCCGACGGCCCGGAGGCCGAGAGCTATCGCGCGCTCCTTTCGCACGAGCTCGCGCACGCGTTCATCACCGAGATGACCGGCGGGCGCGCGCCCGGGTGGCTCCAGGAGGGCGTGGCCCAGTACGTCGAGGGCCGCCGCATCTCCGCGGAGGAGGCGGCGAAATCTCTCTCCGTCATCCCGCTCGAGTCGGTCGCGGATCTTTCGACGGCGTTCTCCCAGAGGAGCGACCGCGAGCGCGCCCGCGCGGCGTATCGCCTGGCGCTCTTCTGCGTCCAGGAGCTCGTGCGCGCCGACGGTCCCGCCGCCGCCGCCTGCATCCTTCGGGACCTCGCCTCCGGGACTCCGGTGGAGGCCGCGATCCGCGAAGAGACCGGCACCGCGCTTCCCGATCTCGAACGCGGCTGGCGCGCCGCGATGCGGGAAGCCGCGCCGCCCGCCCGGCGCCGCCGGTGATCCGGCTACCGAAAACCGGTCCTCCGGAGGCGGGACATCGTCCGGTCCGGACCGGAGCGTTGATCGCGGTGTTCGCGGCTGCGCTCGCCGCTCTCGCCCCGGCCGGGACGCCCCGCGGCCGCCGCCCTGCCGCCGCTGCGGCGCCGAGGCAGGCGGTCCTCGACCTTCTCGCGTCCGGGCCGCCCT
This window encodes:
- a CDS encoding tetratricopeptide repeat protein, producing MRRIVHARAGLVAFVAWAAAALAVAGASGAGGDPGAALAQLRRETASAHPPPVSEQSRRLTEIGREYLGAGDPPRAIELLSEAAADDPGNGAAVAELTLAYVRHGDLEFAEFYLDAAIRTSQANPDAVRVFRELGSLYADRNRTSEALRAWEEAIRLGGNDPSIRARMGKLRRDWAYGHGQQYLEGNDFEVFYDAGVPIEAVESTLRFLDERRAELAAFFGQPLAVSPVVILYQGRRYFAWMDTPDWVGGIYDGRIHVPLPPDGPEAESYRALLSHELAHAFITEMTGGRAPGWLQEGVAQYVEGRRISAEEAAKSLSVIPLESVADLSTAFSQRSDRERARAAYRLALFCVQELVRADGPAAAACILRDLASGTPVEAAIREETGTALPDLERGWRAAMREAAPPARRRR